CACATTCCATGTTTCTTGATTGGCTTCTTGCCATTTACCATTAGATAGAAAAGCTCTTAACTTAGTATAGTCAACGCCAGTGCTAGAAGTGAGTGATTGTAATTGAGTAGATGGCTCAACATTGGCGATCGCTAATCCTTTTTGAGGACGACGAAACCGCAAAGTCATAGCTCCATTGCTTTGACCATCACCCAATAAAATGGCTTCGCCAGTATCTGTGAGTTTGATCGAAATCTCGACCTCATCTAGTGCTAACCCATTGGCATGACTTGGCGCATTGTCCGTAGCGAGTTGCTGCACCAAGCTAGCAAGTCTTTGAATGCTGTCTTTAATTTTCGTGGTGCTGATCGATTTGATCGATTCACCATTGGCGCGATCGCCATTTCCCACAAATTCAATTAGTATTTCTTCGCTATCCATGACATCCTTAGTTTGGGCTAGTTGTCAGATATTTAAGACAAGCTCTGCGTAAATTTTAAGAGGAAATTGCCTCAGAACTATGCATATCTGACTCTCTGTTTAAGTTATTGGTTAAAGTGCTATCTAGATTGTTACTTAAAGAATT
This genomic stretch from Pseudanabaena galeata CCNP1313 harbors:
- a CDS encoding GUN4 domain-containing protein, with amino-acid sequence MDSEEILIEFVGNGDRANGESIKSISTTKIKDSIQRLASLVQQLATDNAPSHANGLALDEVEISIKLTDTGEAILLGDGQSNGAMTLRFRRPQKGLAIANVEPSTQLQSLTSSTGVDYTKLRAFLSNGKWQEANQETWNVMCQAARKNIGSVLTAEEIKQISCDDLQIIDNLWRQYSQGRYGFSAQNQIYMSSILG